The Lycium ferocissimum isolate CSIRO_LF1 chromosome 10, AGI_CSIRO_Lferr_CH_V1, whole genome shotgun sequence genome window below encodes:
- the LOC132032892 gene encoding 65-kDa microtubule-associated protein 6-like isoform X1, with protein sequence MRKKGEYYHSLPEGMMEFASPCCSVHISSTCQTLLKELEQIWKDIGETEADKNRMLSELERDCLEVYRRKVEEASNRKSCLYQSVATKEAEVATLMAALGELNINSLIKPEKKSASLKEQLALVTPLIDDLRVKKDERVKQFADVKAQIDKISSEISEYSNIINAMSSLNHENHDLSLRNLSEYQSHLRALQKEKAERIQKVLDCVNEVHSLCGVLGLDFGKTVSDVHPSLHETSLGQSTNISASALENLEQAIIRLKTERKVRYQKLKDVAGLLFELWTLMDTTREEKSKLSRITSVLCLSEAEVTEPGALSLEVIQQVSTEVERLTNLKASRMKELVIKRRIELEDICYRNHIEPDPSTSADKSSAMIDSGLVDPCELLANIEAQISKAKDEALSRKDIMDRIDWWLSACEDENWLEDYNQRFSCYQDYKRYSGGRGAHINLKRAEQARIKVTKIPVMVNTLINKTLAWEDEKQKLFIYDGVRLVSILEDYKLVRQQKEDAKKRARDQKKLHDMLLAEKESVYGSKPSPRRSSSFRKANGYRTNGNGSVTPSPHRNSVSSATPELLTPRSNSVRHNGYFKEMRRLSTVPLNFVATAKEDTVSFSSISGPEPESPPQG encoded by the exons atgagaaagaaaggggaaTATTATCATTCATTACCAGAAGGTATGATGGAATTTGCAAGTCCATGTTGCAGTGTCCATATCAGTTCCACTTGCCAAACTTTACTTAAAGAACTAGAg caaATATGGAAGGACATTGGAGAGACTGAAGCTGATAAAAACCGTATGTTGTCGGAGCTGGAGAGGGATTGTTTGGAAGTATACCgaagaaaagttgaagaagcTTCCAATAGAAAATCATGTCTTTATCAATCTGTTGCTACCAAAGAAGCCGAGGTTGCAACGTTAATGGCTGCTCTTGGTGAACTCAATATTAATTCACTG ATAAAGCCAGAGAAGAAGTCAGCGTCATTGAAGGAGCAACTGGCACTAGTTACACCACTTATAGATGATTTAAGAGTTAAGAAAGATGAAAGAGTTAAGCAGTTTGCAGATGTAAAGGCACAAATCGACAAGATAAGTAGTGAGATTTCCGAGTATTCTAATATCATCAATGCTATGAGTTCCTTAAATCACGAAAATCACGACTTATCGCTGAGAAACCTCTCCGAATACCAATCTCATCTTCGTGCTCTTCAAAAGGAAAAG GCTGAGCGGATCCAAAAAGTTTTGGACTGTGTAAATGAGGTTCACTCTTTGTGTGGTGTGCTAGGTCTGGATTTTGGAAAAACTGTGAGTGATGTGCATCCGAGCTTGCACGAAACAAGCTTGGGACAATCCACTAACATTAGCGCCAGTGCATTGGAAAATCTAGAACAGGCCATCATCAGACTGAAGACGGAAAGAAAAGTTCGATATCAGAAG CTAAAAGATGTTGCTGGATTGTTGTTTGAGCTTTGGACCTTGATGGATACAACCAGAGAAGAAAAGAGTAAGTTATCGAGGATCACTTCCGTTCTTTGTCTTTCTGAGGCAGAGGTTACAGAACCAGGTGCTCTTTCGTTGGAGGTTATTCAACAG GTATCGACAGAAGTTGAGAGGCTAACCAACTTGAAAGCAAGCAGGATGAAAGAATTGGTCATAAAAAGGAGGATTGAGCTGGAGGACATATGCTACAGAAACCATATTGAACCTGATCCAAGTACTTCAGCCGATAAATCTAGTGCAATGATAGACTCTG GTCTCGTGGACCCCTGTGAACTCCTGGCAAATATTGAAGCACAAATAAGCAAAGCAAAGGATGAAGCTTTAAGTCGAAAAGATATAATGGATAGAATAGACTGGTGGCTTTCTGCTTGTGAGGACGAAAACTGGCTTGAAGATTATAACCAG CGCTTTTCCTGTTATCAGGATTATAAACGTTACAGTGGTGGAAGAGGTGCTCACATTAACTTAAAGCGGGCTGAACAAGCTAGAATTAAAGTGACTAAGATTCCAG TCATGGTTAACACTTTGATTAACAAGACACTAGCTTGGGAAGATGAGAAACAAAAGTTGTTTATTTATGATGGG GTGAGATTGGTGTCAATATTGGAGGATTACAAATTGGTTAGACAGCAGAAAGAAGATGCAAAGAAACGGGCTCGG GATCAGAAGAAACTCCACGATATGCTGTTGGCAGAGAAGGAATCTGTATACGGCTCAAAACCTAGCCCGAGAAGAAGCAGCAGCTTTAGGAAAGCAAATGGTTACCGTACCAATGGAAATGGATCTGTGACACCCTCACCGCACAGGAACTCAGTTTCTTCTGCAACTCCAGAGCTCTTAACACCGCGTTCCAACTCTGTGCGGCATAATGGTTATTTCAAGGAAATGAGAAGGCTCTCTACTGTCCCTCTCAACTTCGTGGCTACGGCTAAAGAAGATACCGTGTCATTCTCTTCTATTTCGGGTCCTGAGCCAGAATCTCCACCTCAAGGCTGA
- the LOC132032892 gene encoding 65-kDa microtubule-associated protein 6-like isoform X2, whose protein sequence is MRKKGEYYHSLPEGMMEFASPCCSVHISSTCQTLLKELEQIWKDIGETEADKNRMLSELERDCLEVYRRKVEEASNRKSCLYQSVATKEAEVATLMAALGELNINSLIKPEKKSASLKEQLALVTPLIDDLRVKKDERVKQFADVKAQIDKISSEISEYSNIINAMSSLNHENHDLSLRNLSEYQSHLRALQKEKAERIQKVLDCVNEVHSLCGVLGLDFGKTVSDVHPSLHETSLGQSTNISASALENLEQAIIRLKTERKVRYQKLKDVAGLLFELWTLMDTTREEKSKLSRITSVLCLSEAEVTEPGALSLEVIQQVSTEVERLTNLKASRMKELVIKRRIELEDICYRNHIEPDPSTSADKSSAMIDSGLVDPCELLANIEAQISKAKDEALSRKDIMDRIDWWLSACEDENWLEDYNQDYKRYSGGRGAHINLKRAEQARIKVTKIPVMVNTLINKTLAWEDEKQKLFIYDGVRLVSILEDYKLVRQQKEDAKKRARDQKKLHDMLLAEKESVYGSKPSPRRSSSFRKANGYRTNGNGSVTPSPHRNSVSSATPELLTPRSNSVRHNGYFKEMRRLSTVPLNFVATAKEDTVSFSSISGPEPESPPQG, encoded by the exons atgagaaagaaaggggaaTATTATCATTCATTACCAGAAGGTATGATGGAATTTGCAAGTCCATGTTGCAGTGTCCATATCAGTTCCACTTGCCAAACTTTACTTAAAGAACTAGAg caaATATGGAAGGACATTGGAGAGACTGAAGCTGATAAAAACCGTATGTTGTCGGAGCTGGAGAGGGATTGTTTGGAAGTATACCgaagaaaagttgaagaagcTTCCAATAGAAAATCATGTCTTTATCAATCTGTTGCTACCAAAGAAGCCGAGGTTGCAACGTTAATGGCTGCTCTTGGTGAACTCAATATTAATTCACTG ATAAAGCCAGAGAAGAAGTCAGCGTCATTGAAGGAGCAACTGGCACTAGTTACACCACTTATAGATGATTTAAGAGTTAAGAAAGATGAAAGAGTTAAGCAGTTTGCAGATGTAAAGGCACAAATCGACAAGATAAGTAGTGAGATTTCCGAGTATTCTAATATCATCAATGCTATGAGTTCCTTAAATCACGAAAATCACGACTTATCGCTGAGAAACCTCTCCGAATACCAATCTCATCTTCGTGCTCTTCAAAAGGAAAAG GCTGAGCGGATCCAAAAAGTTTTGGACTGTGTAAATGAGGTTCACTCTTTGTGTGGTGTGCTAGGTCTGGATTTTGGAAAAACTGTGAGTGATGTGCATCCGAGCTTGCACGAAACAAGCTTGGGACAATCCACTAACATTAGCGCCAGTGCATTGGAAAATCTAGAACAGGCCATCATCAGACTGAAGACGGAAAGAAAAGTTCGATATCAGAAG CTAAAAGATGTTGCTGGATTGTTGTTTGAGCTTTGGACCTTGATGGATACAACCAGAGAAGAAAAGAGTAAGTTATCGAGGATCACTTCCGTTCTTTGTCTTTCTGAGGCAGAGGTTACAGAACCAGGTGCTCTTTCGTTGGAGGTTATTCAACAG GTATCGACAGAAGTTGAGAGGCTAACCAACTTGAAAGCAAGCAGGATGAAAGAATTGGTCATAAAAAGGAGGATTGAGCTGGAGGACATATGCTACAGAAACCATATTGAACCTGATCCAAGTACTTCAGCCGATAAATCTAGTGCAATGATAGACTCTG GTCTCGTGGACCCCTGTGAACTCCTGGCAAATATTGAAGCACAAATAAGCAAAGCAAAGGATGAAGCTTTAAGTCGAAAAGATATAATGGATAGAATAGACTGGTGGCTTTCTGCTTGTGAGGACGAAAACTGGCTTGAAGATTATAACCAG GATTATAAACGTTACAGTGGTGGAAGAGGTGCTCACATTAACTTAAAGCGGGCTGAACAAGCTAGAATTAAAGTGACTAAGATTCCAG TCATGGTTAACACTTTGATTAACAAGACACTAGCTTGGGAAGATGAGAAACAAAAGTTGTTTATTTATGATGGG GTGAGATTGGTGTCAATATTGGAGGATTACAAATTGGTTAGACAGCAGAAAGAAGATGCAAAGAAACGGGCTCGG GATCAGAAGAAACTCCACGATATGCTGTTGGCAGAGAAGGAATCTGTATACGGCTCAAAACCTAGCCCGAGAAGAAGCAGCAGCTTTAGGAAAGCAAATGGTTACCGTACCAATGGAAATGGATCTGTGACACCCTCACCGCACAGGAACTCAGTTTCTTCTGCAACTCCAGAGCTCTTAACACCGCGTTCCAACTCTGTGCGGCATAATGGTTATTTCAAGGAAATGAGAAGGCTCTCTACTGTCCCTCTCAACTTCGTGGCTACGGCTAAAGAAGATACCGTGTCATTCTCTTCTATTTCGGGTCCTGAGCCAGAATCTCCACCTCAAGGCTGA
- the LOC132035220 gene encoding putative clathrin assembly protein At1g25240 — MRLWRKASGLLKDQNSIWLASLSRRTSFRNPEMEAAIIKATSHDEFSIDMKNVDRVYKWLRLSPSHLKSLIWSISLRMEKTRSWVVAIKGLMLMHGVYSSKIPAIQRIGRLPFDLSNFKDGHLDPSKIWGINAFIRAYFTYLDQKSSLLFMNLQERRNLLNLEHVNNDNNNNNNYTIVVGEGRYSMIQDLVLLQKLQFLLDMLLETRPLCETAVVPLVLEAMDCVMIEVFDVYSRICNGIARILLRIYSAGKVEASMALRIVQKATIQGEELSFYFELCRSIGVKNAIEGPRIEQIPDEDIKELEEIINGVSEKDAQLCKTIVVHEKTSDQNLEKQTKLRTVITDDWEKFDEDLMQNDGVLIKVAPNSINPFETCTNNVPSKPQELPDLISFL, encoded by the coding sequence ATGAGGCTATGGAGAAAAGCTTCCGGTTTACTCAAAGATCAAAATAGCATATGGCTAGCTAGCCTATCAAGACGAACATCATTTCGAAATCCAGAAATGGAAGCTGCCATAATCAAAGCCACAAGCCACGACGAATTTTCAATTGATATGAAAAACGTTGATCGTGTTTATAAGTGGTTACGTTTATCTCCTAGCCACCTAAAATCTCTCATATGGTCAATTTCGTTACGTATGGAAAAAACGAGGAGTTGGGTTGTTGCAATCAAAGGATTAATGCTCATGCATGGGGTGTATAGTTCAAAAATCCCCGCTATTCAAAGGATTGGAAGGTTACCATTCGATCTCTCGAATTTCAAAGATGGCCACTTGGATCCTTCCAAGATTTGGGGAATAAACGCGTTCATTCGTGCTTATTTCACCTATCTTGACCAAAAATCCTCCCTTCTTTTTATGAATTTGCAAGAAAGAAGGAACTTGCTAAACTTGGAACACgtcaacaacgacaacaacaataataataattatactattgttgttggtgaaggACGATATTCGATGATTCAAGATCTTGTCCTACTTCAAAAATTGCAATTTTTGCTCGATATGTTGCTCGAAACTAGGCCATTATGTGAAACAGCTGTTGTCCCTCTTGTTCTTGAAGCTATGGATTGTGTCATGATCGAAGTCTTCGACGTTTACAGCAGAATTTGCAACGGAATTGCTAGAATTCTGTTACGGATTTATTCTGCTGGAAAAGTCGAAGCTAGCATGGCACTTAGGATCGTGCAAAAAGCAACGATCCAAGGTGAAGAATTGTCATTTTATTTCGAGCTATGTCGAAGTATTGGGGTGAAAAATGCAATAGAGGGTCCAAGAATTGAGCAAATCCCTGATGAAGATATCAAAGAACTCGAAGAAATTATCAACGGGGTTTCTGAAAAAGACGCGCAATTGTGTAAAACCATTGTGGTGCATGAAAAAACTAGTGATCAAAATCTCGAAAAGCAGACGAAATTGAGGACAGTGATTACTGATGATTGGGAGAAATTTGATGAAGATTTGATGCAAAATGATGGAGTACTAATTAAAGTTGCACCAAATTCAATTAATCCTTTTGAAACTTGCACAAATAATGTACCTAGTAAACCTCAAGAGTTGCCAGATCTAATTAGCTTCTTATAG
- the LOC132032892 gene encoding 65-kDa microtubule-associated protein 6-like isoform X3: protein MSIITIMQIWKDIGETEADKNRMLSELERDCLEVYRRKVEEASNRKSCLYQSVATKEAEVATLMAALGELNINSLIKPEKKSASLKEQLALVTPLIDDLRVKKDERVKQFADVKAQIDKISSEISEYSNIINAMSSLNHENHDLSLRNLSEYQSHLRALQKEKAERIQKVLDCVNEVHSLCGVLGLDFGKTVSDVHPSLHETSLGQSTNISASALENLEQAIIRLKTERKVRYQKLKDVAGLLFELWTLMDTTREEKSKLSRITSVLCLSEAEVTEPGALSLEVIQQVSTEVERLTNLKASRMKELVIKRRIELEDICYRNHIEPDPSTSADKSSAMIDSGLVDPCELLANIEAQISKAKDEALSRKDIMDRIDWWLSACEDENWLEDYNQRFSCYQDYKRYSGGRGAHINLKRAEQARIKVTKIPVMVNTLINKTLAWEDEKQKLFIYDGVRLVSILEDYKLVRQQKEDAKKRARDQKKLHDMLLAEKESVYGSKPSPRRSSSFRKANGYRTNGNGSVTPSPHRNSVSSATPELLTPRSNSVRHNGYFKEMRRLSTVPLNFVATAKEDTVSFSSISGPEPESPPQG from the exons ATGAGTATTATCACTATCATG caaATATGGAAGGACATTGGAGAGACTGAAGCTGATAAAAACCGTATGTTGTCGGAGCTGGAGAGGGATTGTTTGGAAGTATACCgaagaaaagttgaagaagcTTCCAATAGAAAATCATGTCTTTATCAATCTGTTGCTACCAAAGAAGCCGAGGTTGCAACGTTAATGGCTGCTCTTGGTGAACTCAATATTAATTCACTG ATAAAGCCAGAGAAGAAGTCAGCGTCATTGAAGGAGCAACTGGCACTAGTTACACCACTTATAGATGATTTAAGAGTTAAGAAAGATGAAAGAGTTAAGCAGTTTGCAGATGTAAAGGCACAAATCGACAAGATAAGTAGTGAGATTTCCGAGTATTCTAATATCATCAATGCTATGAGTTCCTTAAATCACGAAAATCACGACTTATCGCTGAGAAACCTCTCCGAATACCAATCTCATCTTCGTGCTCTTCAAAAGGAAAAG GCTGAGCGGATCCAAAAAGTTTTGGACTGTGTAAATGAGGTTCACTCTTTGTGTGGTGTGCTAGGTCTGGATTTTGGAAAAACTGTGAGTGATGTGCATCCGAGCTTGCACGAAACAAGCTTGGGACAATCCACTAACATTAGCGCCAGTGCATTGGAAAATCTAGAACAGGCCATCATCAGACTGAAGACGGAAAGAAAAGTTCGATATCAGAAG CTAAAAGATGTTGCTGGATTGTTGTTTGAGCTTTGGACCTTGATGGATACAACCAGAGAAGAAAAGAGTAAGTTATCGAGGATCACTTCCGTTCTTTGTCTTTCTGAGGCAGAGGTTACAGAACCAGGTGCTCTTTCGTTGGAGGTTATTCAACAG GTATCGACAGAAGTTGAGAGGCTAACCAACTTGAAAGCAAGCAGGATGAAAGAATTGGTCATAAAAAGGAGGATTGAGCTGGAGGACATATGCTACAGAAACCATATTGAACCTGATCCAAGTACTTCAGCCGATAAATCTAGTGCAATGATAGACTCTG GTCTCGTGGACCCCTGTGAACTCCTGGCAAATATTGAAGCACAAATAAGCAAAGCAAAGGATGAAGCTTTAAGTCGAAAAGATATAATGGATAGAATAGACTGGTGGCTTTCTGCTTGTGAGGACGAAAACTGGCTTGAAGATTATAACCAG CGCTTTTCCTGTTATCAGGATTATAAACGTTACAGTGGTGGAAGAGGTGCTCACATTAACTTAAAGCGGGCTGAACAAGCTAGAATTAAAGTGACTAAGATTCCAG TCATGGTTAACACTTTGATTAACAAGACACTAGCTTGGGAAGATGAGAAACAAAAGTTGTTTATTTATGATGGG GTGAGATTGGTGTCAATATTGGAGGATTACAAATTGGTTAGACAGCAGAAAGAAGATGCAAAGAAACGGGCTCGG GATCAGAAGAAACTCCACGATATGCTGTTGGCAGAGAAGGAATCTGTATACGGCTCAAAACCTAGCCCGAGAAGAAGCAGCAGCTTTAGGAAAGCAAATGGTTACCGTACCAATGGAAATGGATCTGTGACACCCTCACCGCACAGGAACTCAGTTTCTTCTGCAACTCCAGAGCTCTTAACACCGCGTTCCAACTCTGTGCGGCATAATGGTTATTTCAAGGAAATGAGAAGGCTCTCTACTGTCCCTCTCAACTTCGTGGCTACGGCTAAAGAAGATACCGTGTCATTCTCTTCTATTTCGGGTCCTGAGCCAGAATCTCCACCTCAAGGCTGA